One genomic region from Candidatus Chlorobium masyuteum encodes:
- a CDS encoding type II toxin-antitoxin system RelE/ParE family toxin, with amino-acid sequence MPQIKWLPEALADVERLHAFLHEKNPGAAARAAQAILDGAGLLKSIPDIGHPMNDDTGRRELVVSFGTGAFVLRYMRDRNDTAVIIRVWHSKENRA; translated from the coding sequence TTGCCCCAAATAAAGTGGCTTCCGGAGGCATTAGCCGATGTTGAGCGGCTTCATGCGTTCCTGCACGAAAAAAATCCCGGTGCGGCAGCTCGGGCAGCACAAGCAATTCTTGACGGAGCGGGTTTGCTCAAATCAATACCGGACATTGGTCACCCGATGAACGATGACACGGGAAGGCGCGAATTGGTGGTATCTTTTGGAACGGGCGCTTTTGTTCTTCGCTACATGCGGGATAGGAACGATACGGCTGTTATTATTCGCGTCTGGCACAGCAAGGAAAACCGGGCTTAG
- the htpX gene encoding protease HtpX has product MKRVFYFLVVNLAIVLVLSITMSLLGVQPYLNAGGLDLGSLMVVSLIFGFGGAFISLALSKWTAKRFTGAVVIKNPANEAEIWLLNTVRTQSQRVGIGMPEVAIFNSAEVNAFATGMTKNRSLVAVSSGLISAMTREEAEGVLAHEISHISNGDMVTLTLIQGVLNTFVIFLSRLIGYVVDKAVFNTKRGTGPAFFITRIIAEIMLGILASIVVMSFSRKREFRADAGAATLAGRQKMIAALEKLQLMQQTTVMPAQIAAFAISGKTARGLKKLFATHPSLEERIAALRGS; this is encoded by the coding sequence ATGAAGCGTGTTTTCTATTTTCTTGTCGTCAATCTGGCCATTGTTCTGGTGCTCTCCATTACCATGAGCCTGCTCGGTGTACAGCCATATTTGAATGCAGGCGGTCTTGATCTCGGCAGTCTGATGGTTGTTTCGCTTATTTTCGGCTTTGGCGGCGCGTTTATATCCCTGGCGCTCTCAAAGTGGACGGCCAAGCGCTTTACCGGAGCTGTTGTTATTAAAAATCCCGCCAACGAAGCTGAAATATGGCTTTTGAATACCGTGAGAACCCAGTCGCAAAGGGTTGGAATCGGGATGCCGGAAGTTGCCATATTCAACTCTGCAGAAGTCAATGCATTTGCTACAGGGATGACAAAAAACCGTTCGCTGGTAGCGGTCTCTTCGGGCCTGATCAGTGCAATGACCCGCGAGGAGGCTGAGGGTGTACTTGCGCATGAAATTTCACACATCAGCAATGGCGATATGGTGACGCTGACTCTGATTCAGGGCGTGCTGAATACCTTTGTCATATTTCTCTCACGCCTTATCGGATACGTCGTGGATAAAGCGGTTTTTAACACCAAACGGGGCACAGGGCCGGCATTTTTCATAACCAGAATCATCGCCGAAATAATGCTTGGCATACTGGCCTCGATTGTTGTGATGTCGTTTTCGCGCAAACGGGAGTTCCGTGCAGATGCAGGCGCGGCAACCCTGGCTGGAAGGCAAAAGATGATTGCGGCGCTTGAAAAGCTTCAGCTGATGCAGCAGACTACGGTCATGCCCGCTCAAATAGCCGCTTTCGCCATATCGGGCAAAACAGCCCGCGGCCTGAAAAAATTATTCGCAACCCACCCGAGCCTCGAAGAACGCATAGCTGCACTCCGGGGTTCATAG
- a CDS encoding carbonic anhydrase, whose protein sequence is MRKLVAICFTLLSLLSAETAHAGHAEAEGVAPQKALNLLLDGNRQFAKKGEVSNLTRHASVSYRKSLATAQHPFAVIIACSDSRLSPEILFDKGLGELFVVRVAGNIVGAHELGSVEYAVEHLGARLVMVLGHERCGAVTAAYEARLSGGTVEGNIGSLITSIDPAITAVMAEGAKATKAELLERCMHKNVEIVAGQLSTKSPIIAEALQKGEIRIVKAYYDLDDGIVTVIK, encoded by the coding sequence ATGCGAAAACTGGTTGCGATCTGTTTTACTCTTCTCTCTCTGCTCTCTGCAGAAACGGCTCATGCCGGGCATGCTGAAGCGGAGGGTGTTGCGCCCCAAAAAGCACTGAATTTGCTGCTTGACGGCAACCGGCAGTTTGCCAAAAAAGGAGAGGTCAGCAACCTCACTCGTCACGCTTCAGTCAGTTATCGCAAGTCGCTCGCCACCGCTCAGCACCCTTTTGCCGTTATCATTGCCTGTTCGGATTCACGCCTCTCTCCCGAGATCCTTTTTGACAAGGGGCTTGGAGAGCTGTTTGTGGTTCGGGTTGCCGGAAATATTGTCGGAGCCCATGAGCTTGGCTCGGTTGAGTATGCGGTCGAGCATCTGGGTGCAAGGCTGGTGATGGTGCTTGGTCATGAGCGATGCGGTGCGGTTACGGCAGCCTATGAGGCCCGGCTCTCCGGCGGCACAGTTGAAGGCAACATCGGCTCACTCATTACATCCATCGACCCGGCCATTACGGCGGTGATGGCTGAAGGAGCGAAAGCAACCAAAGCCGAACTGCTTGAGCGCTGCATGCATAAAAACGTGGAGATCGTCGCCGGTCAGTTATCCACCAAATCGCCGATTATTGCCGAAGCGCTTCAAAAGGGTGAGATCAGGATCGTCAAGGCTTACTATGACCTTGATGACGGGATTGTTACGGTGATAAAGTAG
- a CDS encoding ankyrin repeat domain-containing protein: MQSTLNRELIDATCYDNLPRVRELLAQGADVNAKCKIVDLTPLHCAVDNGHAEIAKLLLCEGADVDVTTKTGRTPLHIAALRGYPEVVELLLGHAAKINPVDQNRETPLKLAEANHHTDVAELLRKLGGRK; encoded by the coding sequence GTGCAATCCACTCTTAATCGAGAGCTTATCGATGCAACTTGTTACGATAATCTGCCAAGGGTCAGAGAGTTGCTCGCCCAGGGGGCCGATGTCAATGCGAAGTGCAAAATTGTGGATTTGACGCCGTTACACTGTGCAGTGGATAATGGACATGCTGAAATAGCGAAACTGCTGCTCTGTGAAGGTGCAGATGTTGATGTTACAACCAAAACCGGCAGGACCCCGCTGCACATTGCAGCGTTGAGAGGGTATCCGGAGGTGGTGGAGCTGCTGCTGGGTCATGCAGCAAAGATCAACCCGGTAGATCAAAACAGAGAGACGCCGTTGAAGCTTGCTGAGGCAAACCATCATACAGACGTTGCTGAACTGTTACGCAAGCTTGGCGGTCGCAAATAA
- a CDS encoding SOS response-associated peptidase, producing the protein MCGRFGFFELKFFIEQLRQLELPFEEDEGFAFHPGYNIAPESNIVTLLAESGRYTLAEAHWGLIPHWARAMPKIRPINARAESLSFKPYFRHILNRHHCLIPASGFYEWQRSGGAKKQPYYIHRVDGRPMAFAGLWESWQPVDAAAPPVRSCTIITTRANHQMAPVHDRMPVILEPENWRKWLQAGKPGAEILLEPSAEGTLDIYPVSTRVNNPQYIRRDCIEHEHPT; encoded by the coding sequence ATGTGCGGACGATTCGGTTTTTTTGAGCTGAAGTTCTTCATTGAGCAGCTTCGCCAGCTTGAGCTTCCTTTTGAGGAGGATGAGGGGTTTGCGTTTCATCCGGGCTACAACATTGCTCCCGAATCCAATATTGTCACCCTTCTTGCGGAGAGCGGCCGCTACACCCTTGCCGAAGCGCACTGGGGGTTGATTCCGCACTGGGCTCGTGCAATGCCGAAAATACGCCCGATCAATGCCCGGGCCGAGAGCCTTTCGTTTAAGCCTTACTTCCGTCACATACTCAACCGCCACCACTGTCTCATTCCTGCAAGCGGTTTCTACGAGTGGCAGCGGAGCGGAGGAGCAAAAAAACAGCCATACTACATTCACCGCGTGGATGGCAGGCCGATGGCTTTTGCCGGGCTTTGGGAGAGCTGGCAGCCGGTTGATGCCGCTGCACCGCCGGTTCGAAGCTGCACCATCATTACCACCAGAGCCAATCATCAAATGGCACCCGTTCATGACCGGATGCCGGTGATTCTTGAACCGGAAAATTGGCGGAAGTGGCTTCAGGCCGGAAAGCCGGGTGCTGAAATACTGTTGGAGCCATCCGCTGAGGGTACTCTCGATATCTACCCGGTTTCCACAAGGGTAAACAACCCGCAATACATTCGTCGCGACTGTATTGAGCATGAGCACCCCACTTGA
- a CDS encoding helix-turn-helix transcriptional regulator — protein MSNPSDRVIEALKAEIASREKELSRLGSLFDGKGAVLRDFLDQLNLLGIDGEARQMITDICLNLIEVEKFEKMLKMSLTESDTDFIIRLQKIHPALNERELKVCLLLKMNYDPGDIARTLDVSIRGMESIRYRMHKKLKLGTHQSIKSYLSEFVFAV, from the coding sequence ATGAGTAATCCATCCGATAGGGTGATAGAAGCGCTTAAGGCTGAAATAGCATCCAGAGAGAAGGAGTTGAGCAGACTGGGATCGCTATTTGACGGAAAAGGTGCTGTACTCAGGGATTTTCTCGATCAGCTAAATCTGCTCGGGATTGATGGAGAGGCCAGGCAGATGATAACAGATATCTGTCTCAATCTCATAGAGGTAGAAAAGTTCGAGAAAATGCTGAAGATGTCTCTGACTGAATCGGATACTGATTTTATCATCAGACTTCAGAAAATACATCCCGCGCTCAACGAACGTGAATTGAAAGTCTGTCTGCTTTTAAAGATGAACTACGATCCTGGCGATATTGCCCGCACTCTTGATGTCTCGATCAGGGGGATGGAGAGTATCCGCTACCGGATGCATAAAAAGCTCAAGCTTGGAACACATCAATCAATCAAGAGCTACCTTTCTGAGTTTGTTTTTGCCGTTTAA
- a CDS encoding energy transducer TonB — protein sequence MPTYSFILHRQVFSLVCNAQKILMPVLCSVLLFATVNAEQYNLHYYHAHGCSLDCNPSFIGTESVERQGLGSKGSSSSTDDEVPIFVPCDKMPGFLDQKKPVYPEIARIEGITGKLFVNVLIGKDGRPEKVKVMKRIPADCYVFDEVAIKSVMESAYSPAILNGRPIKVWLTVPIKFQFD from the coding sequence ATGCCCACATACTCCTTCATTCTCCATAGACAGGTATTCTCCCTCGTTTGCAATGCACAAAAAATACTGATGCCGGTCTTATGTTCTGTGTTGCTTTTTGCAACAGTAAATGCAGAACAGTATAACTTACACTATTACCATGCTCATGGGTGTTCATTAGATTGCAATCCAAGTTTTATCGGAACTGAATCTGTGGAACGACAGGGTTTAGGTTCAAAAGGATCTAGTTCATCCACCGATGATGAAGTTCCTATATTTGTTCCATGTGACAAAATGCCTGGTTTTCTTGATCAGAAAAAACCCGTCTATCCCGAGATTGCAAGAATTGAAGGAATTACTGGCAAGTTGTTTGTAAATGTTCTGATTGGAAAAGATGGTCGACCAGAAAAGGTAAAAGTTATGAAGCGTATTCCGGCTGACTGTTATGTATTTGATGAGGTTGCTATCAAGTCCGTAATGGAATCTGCATACTCTCCAGCTATTCTGAATGGCCGTCCCATAAAGGTATGGTTGACTGTTCCGATAAAATTTCAATTTGATTAG
- a CDS encoding TMEM175 family protein, translating into MHRDNETVRLEAFSDGVFAIAMTLLVLQIKVPRHEVVALKGLAQSIVALWPSYLAFSTSFITILVIWIHHHWIFKLINRDGHALFYWNGLLLFCVSFIPFPTALLSEYLIHPDARVASTLYSGTFLATSISLFALWRHASLHLLSPSASEQKTDEAVQLTNQYRYAPPLYLLVFILSFFSESWSAGLCLLLALTFAFGGWPDKGNH; encoded by the coding sequence ATGCACCGTGATAATGAAACCGTCCGTCTTGAAGCATTCAGTGATGGCGTATTTGCCATCGCCATGACCCTGCTTGTCCTGCAAATCAAGGTTCCCCGCCATGAGGTAGTCGCACTCAAAGGGCTGGCGCAATCTATTGTCGCACTTTGGCCAAGTTATTTAGCCTTCTCGACCAGCTTTATCACCATACTGGTTATCTGGATACACCATCACTGGATCTTCAAGTTGATCAACAGGGATGGTCATGCCCTGTTTTACTGGAATGGCCTCCTGTTGTTTTGTGTCTCGTTTATACCATTTCCGACGGCTTTGCTCTCAGAGTACCTGATCCACCCCGATGCAAGGGTGGCATCAACCCTCTATTCAGGAACATTTCTGGCTACGTCAATCTCCCTGTTTGCTCTATGGAGGCACGCTTCACTCCATCTGCTTTCACCTTCAGCATCCGAGCAGAAAACAGATGAAGCTGTTCAGCTCACCAATCAATACCGGTATGCTCCTCCGCTCTATTTACTGGTATTCATTTTATCGTTTTTTTCGGAATCTTGGAGTGCGGGACTCTGTTTACTGCTCGCCTTAACATTTGCGTTCGGGGGATGGCCTGACAAAGGAAATCATTGA
- a CDS encoding CopG family ribbon-helix-helix protein, translated as MTQTKSVKLDDTTQQRLAALARVRDRSPHWLMRKAIETFLDSEENYEREKREDLERWERYQLSGETIPHEKAAAWIENLAKGKVTSCPK; from the coding sequence ATGACTCAGACTAAAAGCGTCAAGTTAGACGACACAACCCAGCAACGCCTTGCAGCTTTGGCTCGTGTACGCGACAGATCACCGCACTGGCTCATGAGGAAGGCAATCGAAACATTCCTGGACAGCGAAGAAAATTACGAGCGGGAAAAACGCGAGGATTTGGAACGATGGGAACGGTATCAATTATCCGGTGAAACTATCCCCCATGAGAAAGCTGCTGCATGGATTGAAAATCTGGCGAAAGGAAAGGTGACCTCTTGCCCCAAATAA
- a CDS encoding M48 family metallopeptidase encodes MQTKPETSLACAFKHKGSWALLLLLHCMLLSSCVTVPITGRSQLNIVSSSGMLALSNETYGKFKKSNQESADRKNTALVKNVGTRLQLAVEHYLRSNGMAAEVNGYLWEFKLFESKDVNAFALPGGKVVIYTGILPFTKTDAGLAVVMSHEIAHVIARHGNERMSQALISQMGGIALNEALSSQSQKTKDLWAGIYGIGTTFGFLMPYSRMQETEADHIGLIFMAMAGYDPNEAVPFWRRMAAQPGNRPLEFLSTHPAPESRIRQIQSEIPEAMRYYRK; translated from the coding sequence ATGCAAACGAAGCCTGAAACCTCTCTGGCGTGCGCTTTCAAGCACAAGGGCTCATGGGCTCTTCTGCTGCTGCTGCACTGCATGCTGCTCTCATCATGTGTGACCGTGCCGATTACCGGCCGTTCACAACTCAATATTGTCTCCTCTTCGGGGATGCTCGCATTGAGCAACGAAACGTACGGCAAATTCAAAAAATCGAATCAGGAGAGCGCCGACAGGAAAAATACAGCTCTGGTCAAAAATGTCGGTACCCGTTTGCAGCTCGCCGTTGAGCACTATTTACGTTCTAATGGCATGGCAGCGGAGGTTAATGGCTATCTCTGGGAGTTCAAGCTTTTTGAGTCAAAGGATGTCAACGCCTTTGCCCTTCCCGGCGGAAAGGTTGTCATCTATACCGGCATTCTTCCCTTTACCAAAACTGATGCGGGGCTCGCCGTTGTCATGTCGCATGAGATCGCCCATGTGATTGCCCGTCACGGCAATGAGCGGATGAGTCAGGCATTGATCAGCCAGATGGGAGGCATAGCGTTAAATGAGGCGCTTTCGTCACAGTCACAGAAGACCAAAGATCTCTGGGCCGGGATATATGGTATCGGAACTACTTTTGGTTTCCTTATGCCCTACAGCCGCATGCAGGAGACTGAGGCTGATCATATCGGGCTGATCTTTATGGCTATGGCGGGATATGATCCGAATGAAGCCGTCCCTTTCTGGCGCCGTATGGCCGCACAACCGGGAAACCGGCCTCTCGAATTTCTCAGTACCCACCCGGCGCCGGAATCCCGGATTCGCCAGATTCAGTCGGAAATTCCTGAAGCGATGCGCTATTACCGCAAATAG
- a CDS encoding H-NS histone family protein: MSKVAELNAKIAQLEKERNEIINAERKSVIDDIRAKLVTYNISLDELGRKGKAVKSAPKTPSPIKYRKNEHEYWVGRGPKPQWVKAIEAAGESIEIYRIQD, encoded by the coding sequence ATGTCAAAAGTTGCAGAACTCAATGCAAAAATTGCTCAGCTTGAAAAAGAGCGTAACGAAATTATCAATGCTGAGCGTAAATCAGTCATAGATGATATCCGGGCGAAGCTGGTTACGTATAATATTTCTCTGGATGAGCTTGGACGGAAGGGGAAAGCAGTGAAGTCTGCACCAAAGACCCCATCGCCCATAAAGTACCGGAAGAACGAGCATGAATACTGGGTAGGCAGAGGCCCAAAACCCCAGTGGGTCAAGGCAATTGAAGCTGCCGGAGAGAGTATTGAAATATATCGTATTCAGGACTGA